From the genome of Alkalimarinus coralli:
GCTATTCAACTGCTGAAACTGTATACGGTTTAATGCGCCTGCCAGTCGTTTAAGCAGGTCTCCAACCGATAACTCTTTTTCGGGCTGGCTTGCGGACTTTCCTCCGCCCAGTGCAGCAGGAAAGTTAAACGGACTAACTAACAAGCTAGGGTCAGGCTCAGCCATGAATTGGGGCGTGCGGCCTGATGGGGAGTGCTTGGCAGAGTATAAAGCACTAAGAGTGTCAATTAATTGACTAATGGTGGCCTTCAAGTCTCCTTGTGGAATCGCTGCTGCCGGACTTGAGAGCGTTGTTGGCATAGCGGCAGAAAGGCTTACGTTGCTGGTATTCGCCGTCGAAGTGCTAGCAGAAGGCAACGGCGAAGAAATGGCAGATTTGACCGCTTGGGTTAATGCCTGAGCCGTGGTGGGTTGCAAGCCTTGATTTTGTGCCAGGGTTTGAGACGCTGACTTGGCAGTATTGGCCAGGGTGTTCTCCATAAAGATACCAGACTGAGATAATGCTTGTTTCACTAACTGGCCAGAGTTAGGTTGCAAACCCGGGCTCTGGTTGGTGTTTGCTGAGCCTTGGGAGAAGTTTTCAGATTTTGGTAATAGCGTGGTTAGTTGGTTCAGCAGCGTCTTCAGTTGATTATTCTCAGCGCCAATAGCAGGCAAACTTTGCAGAAGTGCGCTAATGACTTTTCCAACCGGTTGCTGGTAGGGCAGAACCTTCGATAAGCCTGCAATGAGTGTCGCTGTATCACTGCTTGTTGGCTTGGGAAGGATGAGTTCGCCTTTGGCATTTACGCTAAGATTGATAACCTGGCCAGGTTGTAACTGAATGCTGGTCTTAACTGCAAGTCGTTCTCCGCCGATTTCAAGTGTGACATTAAAGCTGTTTTGTGCAGTTCGTGCTGAAACAACATTGATCACTTCTAATACCTTGGCCTGTAAGGCCTGGCCGACTTTTATGTTGATGCTGTCAAGGTTTGTCGCTGGTTGAGCTGGTGCTGTAGATGTCTGGCTTGAGCTTGATGCGGCGTTTGCTCCCCCCGTTGGTCGGGGTGATGGCGTTTGTGGTGGCAGCGTTACATCGGCTTTTCTGTTGTTTGGCGCATCTATCGACATGAAAATGTTGTGACCTCGTTTCTACTGTTCCAGCCGGTGATCTACAACCTTAACGAGTTGTAATCTTTGCCCCAAATTAACGTGAGTTAAGTCAAGGGATTTGTTTAAATCCTTACTATATAATAGGCTCGCGTTAACCATTAGGGAAGTTTATTCCATTTGTGTATACTGTGCGCCCCAAAAGGCTATTGGTGTTGCAAGCTGATTAGTCACACTGTTGTTGAAGGTTTTTAATGTCTGTTGTTTCACCTGCGTCTATTCATACTACCAGCCGAGAGTTATTGCGCGCTGAATCACTATTTTGTGAGCGTGATGAGCGGGTGTTATTTGAAGATTTGAGCTTCTCTATCAATGCCGGTGAAATCGTACAGGTAGAAGGCCCAAATGGCTCGGGCAAAACGACGCTTCTTAGAATTATGAGTGGCTTGTCGGGCGCTTACGAAGGCAGCATGTTCTGGAAAGGCGAACCGATCGCCTCAACCCGAATCGACTTTCTATCAAACCTGCTATATCTCGGTCATAAGCCTGGTGTAAAGGCAATTTTGACCCCTGTTGAAAACTTAAGAGCATTAATGGGCATGCGGCAGAGTGTAACCGATCAAGACATTCACAACGCCCTGGAGAAAGTTGGGCTGTACGGTTATGAAGATGTGCCTTGCCATAATTTGTCAGCGGGTCAGCACAGACGCGTTGCGCTGGCTCGACTCTACTTATCCAACGATGAGCTTTGGATACTGGATGAAGCATTCACCGCAATCGATAAGAAGGGCGTAAAAGAACTTGAAGCGCTGTTGCAAGAGCGTGCTCAGAAAGGTGGCGCGGTGCTGCTAACGACTCATCACGAGCTTCAGCTTGAGCAAGGTTTTAGAAAACTGACGCTTGGCCAGAGGAAAGGGGTTCAGGCACCACTGTGTGACGGTGAACTACCCGTTGGAGAGGTCGGATGAATACGCAAATTCAAGCGACAATGGCGCCTTCTGTTTCCCATATATTTATCACCGTATTGAAAAGAGATTTGACTCTCTCTTACCGTCGGCGGCAAGACCTTGTTAACCCCATGATTTTTTTTGTTATTGTGGTTAGCTTGTTTCCTCTTGGTGTCAGCCCTGAAAAGTCATTCTTGCAAGAAGCGGGGGCCGGGGTAGTTTGGGTTGCTGCGTTACTGGCGACACTGCTATCACTGGATAGCCTGTTTAGATCAGACTTTGAAGATGGCTCTTTAGAGCAGATTATCCTGACACCTCAACCTTTGTTCATTATGGTATTGGCAAAAATATTTGCCCACTGGTTAGTTACGGGTGTTCCGCTGCTTATTTTATCGCCAATGTTAGGCGTTATGATGCATCTTGAATTTGAAACCATAAAAGTATTAATGCTGACATTGTTGCTGGGAACGCCGGTACTTAGTCTTGTTGGTGCTATTGGTGCCGCACTAACAGTTGGGTTAAGGGTTGGGGGTGTGTTAATTTCGCTGCTTATTCTGCCGCTATACATACCTGTGTTAATTTTTGGCACCGGGACAGTTCAGGCGGCGGCAAATATGTTGCCTATTGATGGGTATATTGCGCTGATGGGGGCGATTTTCGCGCTGTCATTAACGATGTCGCCAATAGCGACGGCTGCGGCACTAAGAATTAGCCTGTCGAATTAATTGATACAGATGTTGTGCCCGGTTATTCGGCAATAGATACGATTTTTAATTTAAAGTACGAGAAATAATAGATGTGGACTTTTTTTCACAAACTAGGCTCCCCTAAATGGTTTTATGATATTTCCGGTAAATGGCTGCCCTGGTTCGCTGTAGCGTCGGCCATTCTGCTTGTTGTCGGCAGTATATGGGCACTTGCCTTCGCACCAGCAGACTATCAACAAGGGAATAGCTTTCGGATTATTTATATCCATGTACCCTCGGCCATTCTTGCTCAGTCATGCTTTATGATGATGGCCATTGCTGGTGCTATTGGTTTGATTTGGAAAATGAAACTTGCCGATATGTTCGTTAAAGCCGCAGCACCAATAGGAGCGTCTTTCACATTTATGGCGCTGCTAACAGGCGCTGTTTGGGGTAAGCCAACCTGGGGAACCTGGTGGGTGTGGGATGCACGACTCACATCAATGTTAATATTGCTGTTTTTATATTTTGGTATTATGGCACTGCAGTCTGCGATAGAAGACGCTGCTACAGCCGCTAAAGCGAGTGCCGTTCTGGCGCTGGTTGGTATGGTCAATATTCCGATAATCAAGTATTCAGTAGAGTGGTGGAACACGCTCCACCAGCCAGCCACGTTCAAGTTGACTGAAAAGCCAGCAATGCCAGCTGAAATGTGGATTCCTCTATTAGTGATGATGATTGGTTTTTATTGTTTTTTCGCAACGGTCATTTTGCTTCGCACCAGAAATGAGATTCTCGAGCGTGAGCGTCGAACGAACTGGGTTAAGAAGTTGGTGTCTAAAGGAGCTGCTTTATGAACTTCGAAAATTTCTCTGATTTTTTGGCCATGGGGGGGCATGGACTATACGTCTGGCTATCCTACGGCGTTGCGATGTTGATTTTTGTCGCCAATGTCATATTACCGATGAGA
Proteins encoded in this window:
- the fliK gene encoding flagellar hook-length control protein FliK is translated as MSIDAPNNRKADVTLPPQTPSPRPTGGANAASSSSQTSTAPAQPATNLDSINIKVGQALQAKVLEVINVVSARTAQNSFNVTLEIGGERLAVKTSIQLQPGQVINLSVNAKGELILPKPTSSDTATLIAGLSKVLPYQQPVGKVISALLQSLPAIGAENNQLKTLLNQLTTLLPKSENFSQGSANTNQSPGLQPNSGQLVKQALSQSGIFMENTLANTAKSASQTLAQNQGLQPTTAQALTQAVKSAISSPLPSASTSTANTSNVSLSAAMPTTLSSPAAAIPQGDLKATISQLIDTLSALYSAKHSPSGRTPQFMAEPDPSLLVSPFNFPAALGGGKSASQPEKELSVGDLLKRLAGALNRIQFQQLNSLYQAQTASSETTSIQTWQIELPFLSPQNQVDSVQVRIDQEKEKSGDKQESEKKSKWKLSLTFDLEELGPMFIQVNLSPPTVSSTIWAENQHTLQLINKEAHNLRESFSELGLTVEEITCRQGQPNMKKTRIDQQIVDIKA
- the ccmA gene encoding cytochrome c biogenesis heme-transporting ATPase CcmA, which translates into the protein MSVVSPASIHTTSRELLRAESLFCERDERVLFEDLSFSINAGEIVQVEGPNGSGKTTLLRIMSGLSGAYEGSMFWKGEPIASTRIDFLSNLLYLGHKPGVKAILTPVENLRALMGMRQSVTDQDIHNALEKVGLYGYEDVPCHNLSAGQHRRVALARLYLSNDELWILDEAFTAIDKKGVKELEALLQERAQKGGAVLLTTHHELQLEQGFRKLTLGQRKGVQAPLCDGELPVGEVG
- the ccmB gene encoding heme exporter protein CcmB, with the protein product MNTQIQATMAPSVSHIFITVLKRDLTLSYRRRQDLVNPMIFFVIVVSLFPLGVSPEKSFLQEAGAGVVWVAALLATLLSLDSLFRSDFEDGSLEQIILTPQPLFIMVLAKIFAHWLVTGVPLLILSPMLGVMMHLEFETIKVLMLTLLLGTPVLSLVGAIGAALTVGLRVGGVLISLLILPLYIPVLIFGTGTVQAAANMLPIDGYIALMGAIFALSLTMSPIATAAALRISLSN
- a CDS encoding heme ABC transporter permease, which encodes MWTFFHKLGSPKWFYDISGKWLPWFAVASAILLVVGSIWALAFAPADYQQGNSFRIIYIHVPSAILAQSCFMMMAIAGAIGLIWKMKLADMFVKAAAPIGASFTFMALLTGAVWGKPTWGTWWVWDARLTSMLILLFLYFGIMALQSAIEDAATAAKASAVLALVGMVNIPIIKYSVEWWNTLHQPATFKLTEKPAMPAEMWIPLLVMMIGFYCFFATVILLRTRNEILERERRTNWVKKLVSKGAAL
- the ccmD gene encoding heme exporter protein CcmD, encoding MNFENFSDFLAMGGHGLYVWLSYGVAMLIFVANVILPMRKKKDIVKKHVQRLKREKVAQ